AGTTCAGGGACTGATTGGGATTTGTTGGTGTAACTGCAGTTGCCATGACGGTAGATGGAACTGCAAATACATTTGATGTAATCGAATCGTTAGAAGATGTTATGATTCGCAAGTGAGGTGCGGCCGAGTGCGACCATATCCGATCGTAACTATCGTTAGGATACCTGAGGAAAAGAGAGTTGCAGGAAGCAAGTTAAGCTCACcaaattgttaggatcgcacaacaacgcacacacttgATCTAGATGGATACAAAGAATAGAAGAGATAAAATgtttgtaacatcccaagtcCACTAGCAGATagtgtctgctttggcccgttacgtattgtcgtgagtctcacggttctaaaacgtgtctactatggagagggtttAGTCCTACTCCAACCAGTGCCTTGCANTATCGTTAGGATACCTGAGGAAAAGAGAGTTGCAGGAAGCAAGTTAAGCTCACcaaattgttaggatcgcacaacaacgcacacacttgATCTAGATGGATACAAAGAATAGAAGAGATAAAATgtttgtaacatcccaagtcCACTAGCAGATagtgtctgctttggcccgttacgtattgtcgtgagtctcacggttctaaaacgtgtctactatggagagggtttAGTCCTACTCCAACCAGTGCCTTGCATTCTGGTGATTAGTTCTGTACCacgtgtaacagcccaagcctaccactagcatatattgttctttttgggctttctctcaaagtttttaaaacgcgtctgctaggagaggtttccacacctttataaagaatgcttcgtttccctctccaaccgatgtgggatctcacaatccacccccttggggacccAATGTCCTCACTGTCACACTGCCCAATGTCCACCCCGCAAGGAgaagagagaggtttccacacccttataaagaacgtttcgttcccctctccagccattgtgggatctcacaatcttgggggcctaacgtcctcaCTGTCACACCGCCCAACGTCCACCCCGCAAGGAgaagagagaggtttccacacccttataaagaacgcttcgttctcctctccagccattgtgggatctcacaatcttgggggcctaacgtcctcaCTGTCACACCGCCCGAATTCCCCTCCACAAGGAgaagagagaggtttccacttccttataaagaaatgcttcgttcccctctccaaccgatgtgagatctcaaaatccacccccttgaggaccaacgtcctcactagcacaccgcccggtatTCACTCCACAAGGAGAAATATTGGTTaaaggtttatattgatgaattCAGGTAcgtacagtaagagagaataccAATAACgcaaaaagtacattttcaaagcacTACTAAGTGtaactatttatttcatatgtcatttaccagtaaagctataaataagcatcagACTCCATAACCCAACACAAACAATCTCAATCAGTCACTAAACAACGAGGAGAACGAGCCTCACCTTATGGCTCGGTTGGGAGCTAGACCATAGTCTAGCCGCTCGTGAAGCATCAAGGATCCAGATTCCGCTACATAAGTGCTATTATCCAGAGTCCTAATCTCTATTGCTGATATAAAAGGCACTCCTATTCCAACATCTATCAGACATATTTGCACATAATCCAACAGAGGGACATGTATCAGTTCTTTTGTTACTCTTGTATCACCATTCTTTATAACAACTGAATCCCAATAATCAACTCCAAGAGATAGATCAAATGTTGGCCGTGCTTCACCATCATAGTTTCCATGCATGAAACTCACTCGGATCAAGTACCTATTCCTCCCACCCTTTGGTGTTCTTATGGTGTAACAGTTTCTGATTCCGACAGGAAAGCTTCTTAGATTCCTGAATTGATTCTctgatgttttgttcttgaattcaGCTGATATGTTCTTGATTTCACCGGTATCGATGAACTCAGCATCAGAGACATATTTGAGCCCTGTTTTAGCATCAATATAGCTTGAATTTGCTGGTAACCCACAATCAATACTCATGAAACCTGCAATAAAGGGCAAGAAAATCATCATAATTCTTCGTTTTAAGAGCTTGAAATGggaaatttttgaaagaaatgaagtGAACCTGATGGATCATCGGCTTGGATAAGAACAAGGAGAGCCAAAAATGCAGAAATTTGGAAAAGTGTAGCCATTTCAGAGCACGCTTTTGAGGA
The window above is part of the Cucurbita pepo subsp. pepo cultivar mu-cu-16 unplaced genomic scaffold, ASM280686v2 Cp4.1_scaffold000450, whole genome shotgun sequence genome. Proteins encoded here:
- the LOC111785322 gene encoding putative leucine-rich repeat receptor-like serine/threonine-protein kinase At2g19230, which gives rise to MATLFQISAFLALLVLIQADDPSGFMSIDCGLPANSSYIDAKTGLKYVSDAEFIDTGEIKNISAEFKNKTSENQFRNLRSFPVGIRNCYTIRTPKGGRNRYLIRVSFMHGNYDGEARPTFDLSLGVDYWDSVVIKNGDTRVTKELIHVPLLDYVQICLIDVGIGVPFISAIEIRTLDNSTYVAESGSLMLHERLDYGLAPNRAIRYPNDSYDRIWSHSAAPHLRIITSSNDSITSNVFAVPSTVMATAVTPTNPNQSL